A region of Haliotis asinina isolate JCU_RB_2024 chromosome 9, JCU_Hal_asi_v2, whole genome shotgun sequence DNA encodes the following proteins:
- the LOC137296564 gene encoding tigger transposable element-derived protein 4-like has protein sequence MEGLSWKRKALDLDTKYQIIQAVDAGGKSKTVIAAEFKIPKSTLSTILKDKEAIISKLQSAEYGSSRKRIRVSNFEDVEKALFEWFKSVRSENIPLSGPILLAKADEFSVKHGHTDFKAYQSWLERFKKRRGICSAMTHIESSSVDSKSVDDWLTSQLPMLLKNYSPENLFNADESGLFYKLVPQRTLHLKGDKCHGGKKSKEHITVLTAANISGTEKLKLFVIGKSEKPRCFKNVRSLPVDYRSNGKAWMTSDLFTLTSEWVNKLDQSMRRQNRKVLLLIDNCPAHPRVPNLKNVTVAYLPPNTTSKIQPMDQGIIASLKSNYRKQMMTDLICAYDKKEKYDVTLLSAITNIHQAWCHVTSQCIVNCFRKGGFKLPDENDKDDSELDEDDIPLANVRGMWGEVTLLMYRQR, from the coding sequence ATGGAAGGCTTGTCATGGAAACGTAAAGCGCTAGATCTCGACACAAAATACCAGATCATCCAAGCTGTAGATGCAGGCGGAAAATCCAAGACTGTCATTGCAGCAGAATTTAAAATTCCCAAGTCCACATTAAGCACCATACTTAAAGACAAGGAGGCGATCATCTCAAAGTTGCAGTCAGCCGAATATGGAAGCAGTCGGAAGAGAATTCGAGTTTCCAATTTTGAAGATGTTGAGAAAGCTCTGTTTGAATGGTTTAAGTCTGTGCGGAGTGAGAATATTCCACTAAGCGGCCCGATACTTCTTGCGAAAGCTGACGAGTTTAGTGTCAaacatggacatacagatttcaaGGCCTATCAGTCGTGGTTAGAGAGATTTAAGAAGCGACGAGGGATATGTTCGGCCATGACACACATAGAAAGCTCGTCTGTTGACAGCAAGTCAGTTGATGATTGGCTGACGTCACAGCTTCCAATGCTGCTGAAGAACTACTCGCCAGAAAACCTATTCAACGCTGATGAATCGGGACTTTTTTATAAGCTTGTACCACAGAGAACACTTCACTTGAAAGGGGACAAATGCCACGGAGGAAAGAAATCTAAAGAACACATTACTGTTCTAACTGCAGCAAACATAAGTGGTACAGAAAAACTTAAACTGTTTGTCATAGGGAAGTCAGAAAAGCCACGGTGTTTCAAGAATGTTCGAAGTTTACCAGTGGACTACAGATCAAACGGCAAAGCATGGATGACCTCTGATTTGTTCACTCTGACCTCTGAATGGGTGAACAAGCTCGACCAATCAATGAGGAGACAGAATCGGAAAGTTTTACTGTTGATTGACAACTGCCCCGCCCACCCACGTGTTCCTAATTTAAAGAATGTGACAGTGGCCTATTTACCACCGAATACTACATCGAAAATTCAACCGATGGATCAAGGGATCATTGCATCGCTTAAAAGTAACTataggaaacagatgatgacagATCTGATTTGTGCCTATGACAAGAAGGAGAAATACGACGTGACATTGCTGTCTGCAATCACTAACATCCACCAAGCCTGGTGTCACGTGACCTCTCAATGCATCGTCAACTGCTTCAGAAAGGGAGGGTTCAAGTTACCGGACGAAAATGACAAGGATGATTCTGAATTGGATGAAGATGACATACCCCTTGCAAACGTGCGTGGAATGTGGGGAGAAGTGACATTGCTAATGTACCGGCAGAGGTGA
- the LOC137295894 gene encoding uncharacterized protein, whose amino-acid sequence MSFARQVKQVFRVFSTMSKTRFEMYVKAGSDGKNIGDCPFSQRVYMYSQLKIPSELVTVIPIDITNKSEEFLKLNPEGKVPVLVDHEKNKVIADSGAITSYIHDSFPTPDLHQNYSGPAVQASGGVFGKLAALLKNSDPASIPKLKEDLEKELRTLDDYLKCADCKDGFLVCDRICELDCSILPKLRHVQVAGKYFQGFQIPEDCVALLDYIRKGESTDVFKQTCPKDEEIIKGWSRHNIMVVKQ is encoded by the exons ATGTCATTCGCGAGACAGGTTAAACAAGTCTTCAG AGTTTTCAGCACAATGAGTAAAACAAGATTCGAGATGTATGTGAAAGCTGGAAGTGATGGGAAGAATATTGGAGACTGCCCATTCTCTCAGCGCGTCTATATGTACTCACAGCTGAAGATTCCATCAGAACTTGTCACTGTCATACCCATTGACATCACCAACAAATCGGAAGAATTTCTAAAATTGAACCCAGAAGGGAAAGTTCCAGTACTTGTGGACCATGAAAAGAATAAAGTTATTGCGGACTCTGGTGCCATCACAAGTTACATACACGACAGTTTCCCAACTCCAGATCTGCATCAGAATTACAGTGGTCCTGCTGTACAGGCCTCGGGTGGAGTGTTTGGGAAATTGGCTGCTTTATTGAAGAATTCTGACCCAGCCTCCATACCCAAACTGAAGGAAGACCTTGAAAAGGAGCTGAGAACATTAGATGACTACTTGAAATGTGCAGATTGTAAAGACGGGTTCCTTGTGTGTGACAGGATCTGCGAACTTGACTGTTCAATTCTCCCAAAGTTGAGGCATGTGCAGGTTGCTGGGAAGTATTTTCAGGGATTTCAGATCCCAGAGGACTGTGTTGCACTTCTTGACTATATCAGGAAGGGGGAAAGTACAGACGTGTTCAAACAAACCTGCCCCAAGGATGAGGAAATCATTAAGGGCTGGTCAAGACACAACATCATGGTGGTCAAACAGTAG